A window from Hemibagrus wyckioides isolate EC202008001 linkage group LG19, SWU_Hwy_1.0, whole genome shotgun sequence encodes these proteins:
- the si:ch211-51e12.7 gene encoding cleavage and polyadenylation specificity factor subunit 6 isoform X3, translating into MEYNAPEQVEESTTKTETSETKEVKTGPDYKSRGRGVSGRGRISQMGRGGHGGRGMMMKGFGPQGRGRARNHDGFMNGFRPIRRGMGRSLPYMDMRGRKRGRGDAMGMCVGPPRPPPPPPMHLRGPHPPMHRHGPPPPFPPPPHGPPPFRGFPPHPRGRGMMPSGSHRHFRPRGGS; encoded by the exons ATGGAGTATAATGCCCCGGAGCAGGTGGAAGAGTCCACAACAAAGACAGAGACCTCAGAGACAAAAGAGGTAAAGACAGGTCCTGACTATAAATCGAG GGGCCGAGGAGTCAGTGGGCGAGGTAGAATCAGCCAGATGGGACGAGGAGGCCACGGTGGACGGGGAATGATGATGAAAGGTTTTGGCCCACAAGGTCGAGGAAGGGCCAGGAATCACGATGGATTCATGAACGGATTCAGACCAATTAG GAGGGGAATGGGTAGATCACTACCATATATGGATATGCGAGGCAGAAAACGAGGCAGAGGGGATGCTATGGGTATGTGTGTAGGACCACCTAGACCTCCCCCGCCTCCACCCATGCATCTAAGAGGACCTCACCCACCTATGCACAG ACATGGTCCACCTCCACCATTTCCACCACCTCCACACGGACCTCCTCCTTTCAGAGGGTTTCCTCCGCACCCAAGAGGACGGGGCATGATGCCCTCCGGCTCCCATCGCCACTTCCGACCCAGAGG
- the msgn1 gene encoding mesogenin-1 encodes MDGAEVDHLTAKLLSQWDWRTDSRHFGEQGGSIRRRCSSPEPSASPCSTCSSSSSSSSPEAPGEMFSDYSYDGRKAAQTKSSRPKMSTKRRMKASEREKMRMRSLAEALHQLRDYLPPVYSRRGQPLTKIQTLKYTIEYIKELSEILSQE; translated from the coding sequence aTGGACGGCGCAGAGGTTGACCACTTGACCGCTAAACTTCTGTCGCAGTGGGACTGGAGGACCGACAGCCGGCATTTCGGAGAGCAAGGCGGCTCCATCAGACGGAGATGTTCGTCACCTGAGCCCTCTGCCTCTCCTTGCTCCACCtgttcatcctcctcatcctcatcctccccgGAGGCTCCAGGGGAAATGTTCTCGGATTATTCATACGACGGAAGGAAAGCGGCGCAGACGAAATCCTCCAGACCCAAGATGTCGACGAAGAGGCGCATGAaggcgagcgagagagagaagatgcGCATGAGGAGTTTAGCTGAAGCCTTGCACCAGCTCCGAGATTACCTGCCTCCTGTCTACAGCCGCAGAGGACAACCACTGACCAAGATCCAGACTCTCAAATACACCATCGAGTACATAAAGGAGCTGTCGGAAATCCTCAGCCAAGAGTGA